A region from the Deinococcus arcticus genome encodes:
- the hpf gene encoding ribosome hibernation-promoting factor, HPF/YfiA family — MHIYKLSGRNVEVTDAMRDYVEDKLSRLDRFNDQITDARVTLTVRDVRDAARRNRVEVQLNVPNGIIRAEEHHADMYAAIDRASDVLERQLRKFKTRYLKHRHDAAPQPEPGPAEADVDAGLDDVAEFQPEIVRQKRFEMRPMSPEDAVAQMEALGHDFYVFMNMKTGICGVVYRRKDGHYGLIEPSA; from the coding sequence GTGCACATCTACAAGCTGTCAGGCCGGAACGTCGAAGTCACTGATGCCATGCGGGACTATGTCGAGGACAAGCTCTCCCGGCTGGACCGTTTCAACGACCAGATCACCGACGCGCGGGTGACCCTCACCGTGCGCGACGTGCGCGACGCCGCCCGCCGCAACCGTGTGGAAGTGCAGCTGAACGTGCCCAACGGCATTATCCGGGCCGAGGAGCACCACGCGGACATGTACGCCGCCATTGACCGCGCCAGCGACGTGCTGGAGCGCCAGCTGCGCAAGTTCAAGACGCGCTACCTCAAGCACCGCCACGACGCCGCCCCCCAGCCCGAACCGGGCCCGGCCGAGGCCGATGTGGACGCCGGACTGGACGATGTGGCCGAGTTCCAGCCGGAGATCGTGCGCCAGAAGCGCTTCGAGATGCGGCCCATGAGCCCTGAGGATGCGGTGGCCCAGATGGAAGCGCTGGGCCACGACTTTTACGTGTTCATGAACATGAAAACCGGTATCTGCGGCGTGGTGTACCGCCGCAAGGACGGCCATTACGGCCTGATTGAACCCAGCGCATAA
- a CDS encoding META domain-containing protein yields the protein MNALLTSLTLAALAAPAAASPVGTTWTLQSVQLPGRAPVTPGPALARPTLRLDASGGALKVSGSTGCSPLTGSGTLNGQALLLRGLSGGSSMNCPDAALSLREDYLALLARTTRFEHRGGTLTLVAGAGRLTFTTGGAVNTPSSPASSSPLAALDGTYVARGLKLGAQDLPLRGVLSLTVKGPALNLSGVVGCNTLRAPGTRLASGTFQFMPVGGTRLLCPAPQAQTEAALSSVLRGPLTPALSGTTLTLTGKAGVLTLTRISPAAGTPGPVTPPVAALPLGTYRLKSMNGQAAPQTTRPVVLIFENGRVGGVDGCNSFGAAASLSADRLTVKGGVTSTRMLCPDDQTVPLIALLEGNPGLKVAGKTLTLQADDQIWVFEQN from the coding sequence ATGAATGCCCTGCTCACCAGTCTGACCCTGGCCGCCCTGGCGGCGCCTGCCGCCGCGTCTCCGGTGGGCACCACCTGGACCCTGCAGAGCGTGCAGCTGCCCGGGCGCGCGCCGGTGACCCCTGGCCCGGCCCTGGCCCGCCCCACCCTGCGGCTGGACGCCAGCGGGGGCGCGCTGAAGGTGAGCGGGTCCACCGGCTGCAGCCCGCTGACCGGCAGCGGCACCCTGAACGGGCAGGCCCTGCTGCTGCGCGGTCTGTCGGGGGGAAGCAGCATGAATTGCCCTGACGCGGCCCTGAGCCTGCGCGAGGATTATCTGGCGCTTCTGGCGCGCACCACCCGCTTTGAGCACAGAGGCGGCACCCTGACCCTGGTGGCCGGCGCTGGCCGCCTGACCTTCACCACAGGAGGCGCTGTGAACACCCCGTCTTCACCGGCCAGTTCGTCGCCGCTGGCTGCCCTGGACGGCACCTACGTGGCGCGCGGCCTGAAACTGGGCGCCCAGGACCTGCCCCTGCGCGGCGTGCTGAGCCTGACGGTGAAGGGCCCCGCCCTGAACCTGAGCGGCGTGGTGGGCTGCAACACCCTGCGCGCCCCGGGCACCCGGCTGGCCAGCGGCACGTTTCAGTTCATGCCGGTGGGCGGCACCCGGCTGCTGTGCCCGGCGCCCCAGGCCCAGACCGAGGCGGCCCTGAGCAGCGTGCTGCGTGGCCCCCTGACCCCGGCCCTGAGCGGCACCACCCTGACCCTGACCGGCAAGGCGGGGGTGCTGACCCTGACGCGAATCAGCCCCGCTGCGGGAACGCCGGGCCCGGTCACCCCGCCGGTGGCCGCCCTGCCGCTGGGCACCTACCGCCTGAAGAGCATGAACGGGCAGGCCGCGCCCCAGACCACGCGCCCGGTGGTCCTGATCTTCGAGAATGGCCGGGTGGGCGGGGTGGACGGTTGCAACTCGTTCGGCGCTGCGGCCTCGCTTTCCGCTGATCGCCTGACCGTGAAGGGCGGAGTGACCAGCACCCGCATGCTGTGCCCCGACGACCAGACCGTACCGCTGATCGCGCTGCTGGAAGGCAATCCTGGCCTGAAGGTGGCCGGCAAGACGCTGACCCTGCAGGCCGACGATCAGATCTGGGTGTTCGAGCAGAACTGA
- the mutL gene encoding DNA mismatch repair endonuclease MutL, producing the protein MTPPAIHVLPEHVARLIAAGEVVSRPLDVVRELVDNALDAGATRIEVDLDGGGLTLVQVRDNGGGIPAAFVELAPLRHATSKLAPDTGAALHVTTLGFRGEALWAAAQAGELQLVTRPAAQVGACELLACGDEVQVGRTSAPAGTTVTVRRLFARLPARLRTQAPPATEAREVTALLGRYVLHWPGLHWRLCVDGEVRLTHAPADHRGAVASVYGPLNANRVLAVAQAGVRGVVSRPELTRPRRDRMHFSVNGRPVQAPPELERAVIEGYGELLPAGAAPLCVLDLTVGPDEHNPNVHPAKQVVALADLGGVAAAVRAAVQGALSRHPLARAAPAPLSPAAAPPPPTHEHFPALTLLGVYQDLYLLAQGEGDLWIVDAHAAHERALYEDLRRTLNAAPPLDLPEPELLHLTPEQRARLQERAPELQAWGLTIEDFGAGLARLRTLPAALAALGVPRLHEQIVEAALGTGPDPQREVLARLACAPALKAGMLDHARGAAVLQALSACQQPWACPHGRPTALRLPERDLAHSFGRRGVRDVPRGRDAARPVAAGGAPELSER; encoded by the coding sequence ATGACCCCCCCTGCCATTCACGTGCTGCCCGAACACGTCGCCCGTCTGATCGCGGCGGGCGAAGTGGTTTCACGCCCGCTGGACGTGGTGCGCGAACTGGTGGACAACGCGCTGGACGCGGGCGCCACCCGCATTGAGGTGGACCTGGACGGCGGCGGCCTGACCCTGGTGCAGGTGCGTGACAACGGCGGCGGCATTCCAGCCGCCTTCGTGGAGCTGGCCCCGCTGAGACACGCCACCAGCAAGCTGGCCCCCGACACGGGCGCCGCGCTGCACGTGACCACCCTGGGCTTCCGGGGCGAGGCGCTGTGGGCGGCGGCGCAGGCGGGCGAGTTGCAGCTGGTCACGCGCCCGGCCGCTCAGGTGGGCGCCTGTGAACTGCTGGCCTGCGGCGACGAGGTGCAGGTGGGGCGGACCTCCGCCCCGGCGGGCACGACGGTGACGGTGCGGCGCCTCTTTGCGCGGCTGCCGGCCCGGCTGCGCACCCAGGCGCCCCCCGCCACCGAGGCCCGCGAGGTCACCGCCCTGCTGGGGCGCTACGTGCTGCACTGGCCGGGGCTGCACTGGCGCCTGTGCGTGGACGGCGAGGTGCGCCTGACGCACGCGCCGGCCGATCACCGGGGCGCGGTGGCCAGCGTATACGGGCCCCTGAACGCCAACCGGGTGCTGGCGGTGGCGCAGGCAGGTGTGCGCGGCGTGGTGTCGCGCCCCGAACTCACGCGGCCCCGGCGCGACCGCATGCACTTCAGCGTGAATGGCCGCCCCGTGCAGGCCCCACCGGAACTGGAACGCGCGGTCATCGAGGGCTACGGCGAACTGCTGCCTGCCGGCGCCGCGCCCCTGTGTGTGCTGGACCTGACGGTGGGCCCCGACGAACACAACCCCAACGTGCACCCGGCCAAGCAGGTGGTGGCCCTGGCCGACCTGGGGGGTGTGGCGGCGGCGGTGCGCGCGGCGGTGCAGGGCGCCCTGAGCCGCCACCCGCTGGCGCGCGCCGCCCCGGCGCCGCTGTCGCCCGCCGCTGCGCCGCCCCCGCCCACCCACGAGCACTTTCCGGCGCTGACCCTGCTGGGCGTGTATCAGGACCTGTATCTGCTGGCCCAGGGCGAGGGCGACCTGTGGATCGTGGACGCCCACGCCGCCCACGAACGCGCGCTGTACGAGGACCTGCGGCGCACCCTGAACGCCGCCCCACCCCTGGACCTGCCCGAGCCTGAACTGCTGCACCTGACCCCGGAACAGCGGGCCCGGCTGCAGGAACGCGCCCCCGAACTGCAGGCGTGGGGCCTGACCATCGAGGATTTTGGCGCCGGGCTGGCGCGGCTGCGCACCCTGCCCGCCGCCCTGGCGGCCCTGGGTGTGCCCCGGCTGCACGAACAGATTGTGGAAGCGGCCCTGGGCACCGGCCCCGACCCCCAGCGGGAGGTGCTGGCCCGGCTGGCCTGCGCGCCGGCCCTGAAGGCGGGCATGCTGGACCACGCGCGCGGCGCGGCGGTGCTTCAGGCGCTGTCGGCCTGCCAGCAGCCCTGGGCCTGTCCCCACGGCCGCCCCACCGCCCTGCGCCTGCCCGAGCGTGACCTGGCCCATTCATTTGGGCGCCGGGGCGTGCGTGATGTGCCCCGGGGCCGGGACGCGGCCAGACCGGTCGCCGCCGGGGGGGCGCCCGAGCTCAGCGAACGTTGA
- a CDS encoding TetR/AcrR family transcriptional regulator, translating to MKVDRQEQDEARRERIARAAFELFARSSLDEISAQDIARAAYVSRTNLYRYFPSKVHMLLAHFEKAVQASRDDALERLRAGANPQLVWDRVTARMADLGVRYRHLVGAVGQAVLGAAPDQPGAAREGGLTRPGDGLRTALTLAALVQPVLLAMQTQGRLRPEANVQLLSVLLVDAFILALLHGGHRDQREVLRDWQERFSLLMHGALSPDTALRERG from the coding sequence GTGAAGGTGGACCGCCAGGAACAGGACGAGGCCCGGCGCGAGCGCATTGCCCGCGCCGCCTTTGAGCTGTTTGCCCGCAGCAGCCTGGACGAGATCAGCGCGCAGGACATCGCGCGCGCGGCGTATGTGAGCCGCACCAACCTGTACCGCTACTTTCCCAGCAAGGTGCATATGCTGCTGGCCCACTTTGAAAAGGCGGTGCAGGCCAGCCGGGACGACGCCCTGGAGCGCCTGCGCGCCGGGGCCAACCCGCAGCTGGTGTGGGACCGGGTGACCGCGCGCATGGCCGACCTGGGGGTGCGCTACCGCCACCTGGTGGGCGCGGTGGGGCAGGCGGTGCTGGGCGCCGCCCCCGATCAACCCGGCGCTGCCCGTGAAGGAGGACTGACCCGCCCCGGTGACGGCCTGCGCACCGCCCTGACCCTGGCGGCCCTGGTGCAGCCGGTGTTGCTGGCCATGCAAACCCAGGGCCGGCTGCGCCCCGAGGCCAACGTGCAGCTGCTGAGTGTGCTGCTGGTGGACGCCTTTATCCTGGCCCTGCTGCACGGCGGCCACCGCGACCAGCGCGAGGTGCTGCGCGACTGGCAGGAGCGCTTCAGCCTGCTGATGCACGGCGCCCTGAGCCCGGACACCGCGCTGCGCGAACGAGGGTAG
- a CDS encoding ABC transporter ATP-binding protein codes for MTGGMGIEVQGYTKRYGRHEAVRNLSFAVAPGQVFGLLGSNGAGKTTTIRALVGLTRPSSGTVQVAGFDVWKEPLRAKAAFGYIPDRPYLYGKLSARELLRFVGQLYRVPGADAATDHWLDFFRLTDFGNEPVETYSHGMRQKVAIIAALLPDPPVLIVDEPMVGLDPHAARQVRGLFREHADRGRTVLLTTHSLPLAEAVCDRLVVLDRGRVLGQGTMDDLRARTGTEAGGVHGDSLERIFFRLLEEEQAGRAAQAPA; via the coding sequence ATGACCGGCGGAATGGGCATAGAGGTGCAGGGGTATACCAAGCGCTACGGACGGCACGAAGCGGTCAGGAATCTCAGTTTCGCGGTGGCGCCGGGGCAGGTGTTCGGCCTGCTGGGCAGCAACGGCGCCGGCAAGACCACCACCATCCGCGCCCTGGTGGGCCTGACCCGCCCCAGCAGCGGCACCGTGCAGGTGGCAGGCTTCGATGTCTGGAAGGAGCCGCTGCGCGCCAAGGCGGCGTTCGGGTACATCCCGGACCGCCCCTACCTGTACGGCAAGCTCAGCGCCCGGGAACTGCTGCGCTTCGTGGGCCAGCTCTACCGTGTGCCCGGCGCCGACGCGGCCACCGACCACTGGCTGGACTTCTTCCGCCTGACGGACTTTGGCAACGAACCCGTCGAAACCTATTCCCACGGCATGCGCCAGAAGGTGGCGATCATTGCCGCCCTGCTGCCTGACCCCCCGGTGCTGATTGTGGACGAGCCGATGGTGGGCCTGGACCCCCACGCCGCGCGGCAGGTGCGCGGGCTGTTCCGTGAACACGCCGACCGGGGCCGCACGGTGCTGCTCACCACCCACTCGCTGCCGCTGGCCGAGGCGGTGTGTGACCGGCTGGTGGTGCTGGACCGGGGCCGGGTGCTGGGCCAGGGCACCATGGACGACCTGCGCGCCCGCACCGGCACCGAGGCCGGCGGCGTTCACGGCGACAGCCTGGAGCGCATTTTCTTTCGCCTGCTGGAAGAGGAGCAGGCCGGGCGGGCAGCCCAGGCCCCGGCATGA
- a CDS encoding phosphotransferase: MTGLADDLLRGAGLCRQGPLRLHFATDLTATHTLHTSQGPAWLKVSDTGQEARLTRHLAAQHPTLVPPLLGADPQRGALLTGDGGTLLDGVGDLGAWTGALERLARFQCATDAAALAAHGAPALPLAQMTERVDALLGDLAALRGWGLSAQEVTTLQAARAQIRAAFLDLHQHGLPDLPAHGDAHPRNVLHSAARGPVWFDWSEAASAAHPFMDAGWFLAFALHPSRAGLPVWQAHDAADRMAGTYLHALGAPDAAPLLHRALPLALLHRAAVYDVAFRNWQGTVPGVRPNYVPY, encoded by the coding sequence GTGACCGGGCTGGCCGACGACCTGCTGCGCGGCGCGGGCCTGTGCCGCCAGGGCCCGCTGCGGCTGCACTTCGCCACGGACCTGACCGCCACCCATACCCTGCACACCAGTCAGGGCCCGGCGTGGCTGAAGGTGAGTGACACTGGCCAGGAAGCGCGTCTGACCCGGCACCTGGCCGCGCAGCACCCGACCCTGGTACCCCCGCTGCTGGGGGCCGATCCGCAGCGCGGCGCCCTGCTGACCGGTGACGGCGGCACGTTGCTGGACGGGGTGGGTGACCTGGGCGCCTGGACCGGGGCGCTGGAACGGTTGGCCCGATTTCAGTGCGCAACCGATGCGGCGGCTCTGGCCGCGCACGGAGCGCCCGCGCTGCCCCTGGCCCAGATGACCGAACGGGTGGACGCCCTGCTGGGGGACCTCGCGGCGCTGCGCGGCTGGGGGCTGTCGGCCCAGGAGGTGACCACGCTCCAGGCCGCCCGGGCCCAGATTCGCGCCGCCTTTCTTGACTTGCACCAGCACGGCTTACCCGATTTGCCGGCGCACGGCGACGCGCATCCTCGCAACGTCCTGCACAGCGCGGCGCGCGGGCCGGTGTGGTTTGACTGGAGTGAAGCGGCCAGCGCCGCGCACCCCTTCATGGACGCGGGGTGGTTTCTGGCCTTCGCCCTGCACCCCAGCCGCGCCGGCTTGCCGGTCTGGCAGGCACACGACGCGGCGGACCGGATGGCGGGCACCTACCTGCACGCCCTGGGCGCCCCGGACGCCGCGCCGCTGCTGCACCGCGCGCTGCCGCTGGCCCTGCTGCACCGCGCGGCGGTGTACGACGTGGCCTTTCGGAACTGGCAGGGCACCGTGCCAGGGGTGCGGCCCAACTACGTGCCGTATTAA
- a CDS encoding butyrate kinase, whose product MIAHVINPGSSSVKLACAALAPSANPALPGQLRVQLTRAELPLDAPPSPARVPALAQAILALTADWPAPDAVVGRGGFIGRVPTGTYRVTEELAAYAVQGEAGQEPPNLGGPLALAVARGRGVPAFIVDPQSADELLPEARLTGLRGVTRRGEFHALNARAVARRAAHEVGKRFHEARVVVAHLGATTSVTAFDQGRAVDTTGAGADGGPLGAMQSGPVPARALLRLAAEQGERALAGLASEGGFLALTGSANLRDLEARAPSDPEVQAAMGAFVHQVAKALGEQTGALSARPNAIVLTGGIARWDELMDRIERRVAWMAPVFIMPGEVELEALAEGAGRVLLGLEAAREWTPPGVVRGPA is encoded by the coding sequence GTGATCGCCCACGTGATCAATCCCGGAAGCAGCAGCGTGAAGCTGGCCTGCGCGGCCCTGGCCCCCAGCGCCAACCCCGCGCTGCCGGGGCAGCTGCGCGTGCAGCTGACCCGCGCCGAACTGCCGCTGGACGCGCCGCCCAGCCCGGCCAGGGTGCCCGCCCTGGCCCAGGCCATCCTGGCCCTGACCGCCGACTGGCCCGCCCCCGACGCGGTGGTGGGGCGCGGCGGCTTTATTGGCCGGGTGCCCACCGGCACCTACCGCGTGACCGAGGAACTGGCAGCCTACGCGGTGCAGGGCGAGGCCGGGCAAGAACCCCCCAATCTGGGCGGCCCGCTGGCCCTGGCAGTGGCGCGCGGGCGCGGCGTGCCCGCCTTTATCGTGGACCCCCAGAGCGCCGATGAGCTGCTGCCCGAAGCCCGCCTGACTGGCCTGCGTGGGGTAACCCGCCGGGGCGAATTCCACGCCCTGAATGCCCGCGCCGTGGCCCGGCGCGCCGCGCATGAGGTGGGCAAGCGCTTCCACGAGGCGCGGGTGGTGGTGGCGCACCTGGGGGCCACCACCAGCGTGACCGCCTTTGATCAGGGCCGCGCGGTGGACACCACGGGCGCCGGCGCCGACGGTGGACCGCTGGGCGCCATGCAAAGTGGCCCGGTGCCGGCGCGGGCCCTGCTGCGCCTGGCTGCCGAGCAGGGCGAGCGCGCCCTGGCCGGGCTGGCCAGCGAGGGCGGCTTTCTGGCCCTGACCGGCAGCGCCAACCTGCGCGACCTGGAAGCGCGCGCTCCCAGCGACCCGGAGGTGCAGGCGGCCATGGGCGCGTTCGTGCATCAGGTGGCCAAGGCCCTGGGCGAGCAGACCGGCGCCCTGAGCGCCCGGCCCAACGCCATTGTGTTGACCGGCGGCATTGCCCGCTGGGACGAGCTGATGGACCGCATTGAGCGCCGCGTGGCCTGGATGGCGCCCGTGTTCATCATGCCCGGCGAGGTGGAACTTGAAGCGCTGGCCGAGGGGGCCGGCCGGGTGCTGCTGGGCCTGGAAGCGGCGCGCGAGTGGACCCCGCCCGGGGTGGTGCGTGGCCCGGCGTAG
- the gltX gene encoding glutamate--tRNA ligase, translating into MSVVTRIAPSPTGDPHVGTAYIGLFNHTLARQGGGKFILRIEDTDRGRYVASSEQRIFQMMQWLGLTPDESPLQGGENGPYRQSERFDLYGDYARGLVQSGHAYYAFETPEELTTLREAAQAAGHVIAVPSRDLDPAAAQARADAGEAAVIRLKVPREGETVVNDLLRAPIQFQNREIDDKVLLKADGFPTYHLANVVDDRLMGVTHVVRAEEWITSTPIHVLLYRAFGWNEPVWAHMPLLRNADKSKISKRKNPTSVEWYQAQGFLPEAMLNFLATMGWTHPDGLEVFDLAEFQRVFRLEDVTLGGPVFSLDKLRWYNGKYLREVLEEGEVARRLHAYLAGQKVELPEDDYFRAVTRLMTPRMEVFSEFLDKTPYFWQEDYPVTEKAQAAIEAGRAALPDLAARLKNLPTFDAASIKAAFTAYAEEQGLKLGKVMPPVRAAVAGTLESPDLPELLATLGRERVVTRIERAAR; encoded by the coding sequence ATGTCTGTCGTGACCCGCATTGCCCCCAGCCCCACGGGTGACCCCCATGTGGGGACCGCCTACATCGGCCTGTTCAACCACACCCTGGCGCGCCAGGGCGGCGGCAAATTCATTCTGCGCATCGAGGACACCGACCGGGGCCGCTACGTGGCCAGCAGCGAGCAGCGCATTTTTCAGATGATGCAGTGGCTGGGCCTGACCCCTGACGAGAGCCCATTGCAGGGCGGGGAGAACGGGCCCTACCGCCAGTCCGAGCGGTTTGACCTGTACGGCGACTACGCCCGGGGGCTGGTGCAGAGCGGGCACGCCTACTACGCCTTCGAGACGCCCGAGGAGCTGACGACCCTGCGCGAGGCCGCCCAGGCGGCGGGCCACGTGATCGCCGTGCCCAGCCGCGACCTGGACCCAGCAGCGGCGCAGGCCCGCGCAGACGCCGGCGAGGCCGCCGTGATTCGCCTGAAGGTGCCGCGCGAGGGCGAGACGGTCGTGAATGACCTGCTGCGCGCTCCCATCCAGTTTCAGAACCGCGAGATTGACGACAAGGTGCTGCTCAAGGCTGACGGCTTTCCCACCTATCACCTGGCGAACGTGGTGGACGACCGCCTGATGGGCGTGACCCATGTGGTGCGCGCCGAGGAATGGATCACCTCCACGCCCATTCACGTGCTGTTGTACCGGGCGTTTGGCTGGAATGAACCCGTGTGGGCGCACATGCCCCTGCTGCGCAACGCCGACAAGTCCAAGATCAGCAAGCGCAAGAATCCCACCAGCGTGGAGTGGTATCAGGCGCAGGGCTTTTTGCCCGAGGCGATGCTGAATTTCCTGGCGACCATGGGCTGGACCCACCCGGACGGCCTGGAAGTGTTCGATCTGGCCGAGTTCCAGCGCGTCTTCCGCCTGGAAGACGTGACGCTGGGCGGCCCGGTCTTCAGCCTGGACAAGCTGCGCTGGTACAACGGCAAGTATCTGCGCGAGGTGCTGGAAGAAGGCGAGGTGGCCCGGCGCCTGCACGCCTATCTGGCCGGGCAGAAGGTAGAGCTGCCCGAAGACGATTACTTCCGCGCCGTGACCCGCCTGATGACCCCGCGTATGGAGGTCTTCAGCGAATTTCTGGACAAGACCCCCTACTTCTGGCAGGAGGACTACCCGGTGACCGAAAAGGCCCAGGCCGCCATTGAGGCCGGGCGCGCCGCGCTGCCCGATCTGGCCGCCCGGTTGAAGAACCTCCCCACTTTCGACGCCGCCAGCATCAAGGCGGCCTTCACCGCCTACGCCGAGGAACAGGGCCTGAAGCTGGGCAAGGTGATGCCCCCGGTGCGCGCGGCAGTGGCCGGCACCCTGGAAAGCCCCGACCTGCCGGAATTGCTGGCCACCCTGGGGCGCGAGCGGGTGGTGACCCGGATCGAGCGCGCCGCGCGCTAA
- a CDS encoding flavin reductase family protein → MLREVTDRFFGYYPGTVALVTAAHGNTRNVMAAGWHTALSAQPPLYGVAVGQGRATHLLILGSGSFGVNFLPLARAGAVQGSGTYSLHGGHDKHALLALPTLDTQPLALQGAYLHYTCRVTQVLPTGDHDLIVGEVQAVHYDPDAYDAQGLLIAPPAIYLGRSVYTTTAQDRVTHGP, encoded by the coding sequence ATGCTGCGCGAAGTCACCGACCGCTTTTTTGGGTATTACCCCGGCACCGTGGCGCTGGTCACGGCCGCGCACGGCAACACCCGCAACGTCATGGCGGCGGGCTGGCACACCGCCCTCAGCGCCCAGCCGCCCTTGTACGGGGTGGCGGTGGGCCAGGGGCGCGCCACCCATCTACTGATTCTGGGCAGTGGCAGCTTCGGCGTCAATTTCCTGCCCCTGGCGCGGGCCGGGGCGGTGCAGGGCAGCGGCACCTACAGCCTGCACGGCGGCCACGACAAGCACGCCCTGCTGGCGCTGCCCACCCTGGACACGCAGCCGCTGGCCCTGCAGGGCGCCTACCTGCACTACACCTGCCGCGTGACCCAGGTGCTGCCCACCGGCGACCACGACCTGATCGTGGGCGAGGTGCAGGCCGTGCACTACGACCCGGATGCCTACGACGCCCAGGGGCTGCTGATCGCCCCGCCCGCCATCTACCTGGGCCGCAGCGTGTACACCACCACCGCCCAGGACCGCGTGACGCATGGCCCATGA
- a CDS encoding putative ABC transporter permease subunit, protein MSARAARTPSLWALKGLALRRTLQRGPRWGYALVAALALVLLSAEVYGTWRALSFLARFGDIGLNVFARVLEIGLITLSSGVTFSATTAAISTLYLSDDLNFLLAQPLSAVRVFALKVTETFLNAALVPLALTLPLLLTVAVFFQAPLWAYAVMGLAALLVFAAPVGLGALLAVFLMRVAPVGRVREVSTALGVLISAGLVYAIRALRPEVLVQRLQDPTKVEAVLRDFGGPGSPLLPPSWAAQGIWQAAQGTLAWPLLPLVLLTAGLLVAATLLAAHAYQEGWARALDSSTPKLDPAPRRAGPLERLLGRLGRGGSLAAKDLRLTLRDPTQWSQLLVVVALAGVYLVSVRAVPIPVPQFRGILGYIQLAFQGFIIAGVAVRLAFPAVSTEGRAYWLLRTAPISARQIVLSKFLGVLPVTLILGLVMGLVSAAAMGLGPTLFALSALVSVSNAFVITALGVGLGAAAPRFEADNPAEIGVSPGGLAFMGLSLLYSVVCLLLLARPAAASVLRPELFPGYSALWTLEGGLGLLGLALATVLGTWLSLRLGWERLERWE, encoded by the coding sequence ATGAGCGCGCGGGCGGCGCGGACCCCCAGCCTGTGGGCCCTGAAGGGACTGGCCCTGCGGCGCACCCTGCAGCGCGGGCCCCGCTGGGGGTACGCCCTGGTGGCGGCGCTGGCCCTGGTCCTGCTGAGCGCCGAGGTCTACGGCACCTGGCGGGCCCTGAGCTTTCTGGCGCGCTTTGGCGACATTGGCCTGAATGTGTTTGCGCGCGTGCTCGAAATTGGCCTGATCACCCTGTCCAGCGGCGTGACCTTCAGCGCCACCACGGCCGCCATCTCCACGCTGTATCTCAGTGACGACCTGAATTTTCTGCTGGCACAGCCCCTGTCGGCGGTGCGGGTGTTTGCCCTGAAAGTCACCGAAACGTTCCTGAATGCCGCGCTGGTGCCCCTGGCGCTGACCCTGCCGCTGCTGCTGACAGTGGCGGTCTTTTTCCAGGCGCCGCTGTGGGCGTACGCGGTGATGGGACTGGCCGCCCTGCTGGTCTTTGCCGCGCCGGTGGGGCTGGGGGCGCTGCTGGCGGTGTTCCTGATGCGGGTGGCCCCGGTGGGCCGCGTGCGCGAGGTCAGCACCGCCCTGGGCGTGCTGATCAGCGCGGGGCTGGTGTACGCCATTCGCGCCCTGCGCCCCGAAGTGCTGGTCCAGCGCCTGCAGGACCCCACGAAGGTCGAAGCGGTGCTGCGCGACTTCGGTGGGCCCGGCAGTCCGCTGTTGCCACCGTCGTGGGCGGCGCAGGGCATCTGGCAGGCCGCGCAAGGCACGCTGGCATGGCCCTTGCTGCCCCTGGTCCTGCTGACGGCCGGGCTGCTGGTGGCCGCCACCCTGCTGGCCGCGCACGCCTACCAGGAGGGCTGGGCCCGCGCGCTGGATTCCAGCACCCCGAAGCTGGACCCTGCCCCCCGCCGCGCAGGACCCCTGGAGCGCCTGCTGGGCCGCCTGGGGCGCGGCGGCAGCCTCGCCGCCAAGGACCTGCGCCTGACCCTGCGCGATCCCACCCAGTGGAGCCAGCTGCTGGTGGTGGTTGCGCTGGCCGGGGTGTATCTGGTGAGCGTGCGCGCGGTGCCCATTCCGGTGCCGCAGTTTCGGGGCATCCTGGGGTATATCCAGCTGGCGTTTCAGGGCTTCATCATTGCCGGGGTGGCCGTGCGGCTGGCTTTTCCAGCCGTCTCCACCGAGGGCCGCGCCTACTGGCTGCTGCGCACCGCGCCCATCTCCGCGCGGCAGATCGTGCTGAGTAAGTTTCTGGGCGTGCTGCCCGTCACCCTCATTCTGGGCCTCGTGATGGGGCTGGTCAGTGCAGCGGCCATGGGCCTGGGGCCCACGCTGTTTGCGCTCAGTGCCCTGGTGAGTGTCAGCAACGCGTTTGTCATCACGGCGCTGGGCGTGGGGCTGGGCGCGGCGGCCCCCAGATTCGAGGCTGACAACCCGGCGGAAATTGGCGTGAGCCCCGGCGGCCTGGCCTTTATGGGCCTGAGCCTGCTGTATTCGGTGGTGTGCCTTTTGCTGCTGGCCCGCCCAGCGGCGGCCAGTGTGCTGCGCCCGGAACTGTTTCCGGGGTATTCTGCGCTGTGGACGCTGGAGGGGGGGCTGGGGCTGCTGGGGCTGGCGCTGGCGACCGTGCTGGGCACGTGGCTCAGTTTGCGCCTGGGCTGGGAGCGGCTGGAGCGGTGGGAGTAG